The Solibacillus sp. FSL W7-1464 genome contains a region encoding:
- the ilvB gene encoding biosynthetic-type acetolactate synthase large subunit, with protein sequence MSANVSVNQEIEKPEEQQQVTKPRDGADILVQALHEQDVDIIFGYPGGAVLQIYDALYRNPIRHILTRHEQGAIHAAEGYARVMNKPGVVIATSGPGATNLVTGIADAMIDSIPLVIFTGQVATSVIGTDAFQEADIMGITTPITKHNYQVQDVADIPRIVKEAFHIANTGRKGPVVIDFPKNISQTVFLDEIKAPEDIYLPGYQPTTKPNYLQIQKAIQALSLAKKPLVLAGAGVLFADAREQLTEFIEKYNLPVVNTLLGLGSIHGQHKQFYGMAGMHGYATANDAITKCDLLINIGARFDDRLTGNLATFAPNATIIHIDIDPAEIGKNVPTDIPIVADAKEALFALLKKDFQGPDTTEWTHYLNDSRDKYPLWYEDAGEEILPQQAVEILHKLTDGEAIITTDVGQHQMWAAQYYHLNNPHNWVTSGGLGTMGFGFPAAIGAQFAKPEKKVISIVGDAGFQMTNQELALLKEFNLPVKVVILNNSCLGMVRQWQETFYDERYSQSLMPIQPDFVKLADAYGIKGYRIDNLSEAEAIFDEAINSDEPVVIDCRVKQLVSVFPMVAPGKGLHEMIGVKKP encoded by the coding sequence ATGAGTGCAAACGTTTCAGTAAATCAAGAAATCGAAAAGCCCGAAGAACAACAACAAGTAACAAAACCGAGAGACGGTGCGGATATTTTAGTCCAGGCACTGCATGAACAAGATGTTGATATTATTTTCGGTTACCCGGGCGGGGCAGTGTTACAAATTTATGATGCGCTTTACCGCAATCCGATCCGTCACATTCTGACACGCCACGAACAAGGTGCAATCCATGCGGCAGAAGGTTATGCACGTGTTATGAATAAACCGGGTGTAGTAATCGCGACATCAGGACCAGGAGCGACAAACCTCGTAACAGGTATTGCCGATGCGATGATCGACTCGATTCCGTTAGTTATTTTTACAGGGCAGGTGGCAACATCCGTAATCGGTACAGATGCATTCCAGGAAGCCGACATTATGGGCATCACAACACCGATCACAAAGCATAACTACCAGGTGCAGGACGTAGCGGATATCCCTCGAATCGTGAAAGAAGCATTCCATATTGCGAATACAGGACGCAAAGGACCGGTTGTTATTGACTTCCCGAAAAATATCTCACAAACTGTGTTCCTGGATGAAATTAAAGCACCGGAAGATATTTATTTACCGGGTTACCAGCCGACAACAAAACCGAACTACCTGCAGATCCAAAAGGCGATCCAAGCATTAAGCTTAGCTAAAAAACCTTTAGTACTTGCTGGTGCAGGAGTATTATTCGCAGATGCACGCGAACAATTGACAGAATTTATTGAAAAATATAATTTACCGGTTGTAAATACATTACTTGGTTTAGGAAGCATTCACGGACAGCATAAACAATTCTACGGAATGGCTGGGATGCACGGTTATGCAACGGCAAATGACGCAATTACTAAATGCGACTTATTAATTAATATCGGTGCACGTTTTGATGACCGATTAACAGGAAATTTAGCAACATTTGCACCGAACGCTACAATTATCCATATCGATATCGATCCGGCAGAAATCGGAAAAAATGTACCGACTGATATTCCGATTGTTGCGGATGCAAAAGAAGCATTGTTTGCACTGCTGAAAAAAGATTTCCAAGGACCGGATACGACGGAATGGACACATTACTTAAATGATAGCCGTGATAAATATCCGCTATGGTATGAAGACGCAGGAGAAGAAATTTTACCGCAGCAGGCAGTTGAAATCCTTCATAAACTGACAGACGGTGAAGCGATTATTACAACGGATGTTGGACAGCATCAAATGTGGGCAGCCCAATATTACCATTTAAATAATCCTCATAACTGGGTAACATCAGGCGGTTTAGGGACGATGGGCTTCGGTTTCCCGGCAGCGATCGGCGCACAGTTTGCAAAGCCCGAGAAAAAGGTTATCTCAATTGTCGGGGATGCCGGTTTCCAAATGACAAACCAAGAGCTTGCATTACTAAAAGAATTTAACTTACCGGTAAAAGTAGTAATCCTTAACAACAGCTGTCTAGGGATGGTACGTCAATGGCAGGAAACATTCTATGATGAGCGTTATTCACAAAGTTTAATGCCTATCCAGCCGGACTTCGTTAAACTTGCCGATGCATATGGCATAAAAGGTTACCGCATCGATAATTTATCAGAAGCAGAAGCAATCTTTGACGAAGCGATCAATTCGGATGAACCGGTTGTCATTGATTGCCGAGTGAAGCAGCTTGTGAGCGTATTCCCGATGGTTGCGCCTGGTAAAGGATTACATGAAATGATTGGAGTGAAGAAGCCATGA
- the ilvD gene encoding dihydroxy-acid dehydratase, whose product MRSDMIKMGVDRAPHRSLLYATGKVKARDLEKPFIGVCNSYIDIIPGHVHLREFADVVKEAIIEAGGIPFEFNTIGVDDGIAMGHIGMRYSLPSREIIADSAETVINAHWFDGVFYIPNCDKITPGMLMAAVRTNVPSVFVSGGPMEAGTSSSGKTLSLTSVFEGVGAHKAGTMTAEELLDIENNACPTCGSCSGMFTANSMNCLMEMLGLALPGNGTIVATSEKRKELIYEAAKHLVRMIKEDVKPRDIVTKEAIDDAFALDMAMGGSTNTVLHTLAIANEAEIDYNIEDINKVAERVPYIAKIMPASDISMDDIAKAGGVQAIINELTKIPGAIHPDRPTIAGVSMRELVKDYEITNDRVIRTKDNPYSAVGGLSVLFGNIAPEGSVIKVGAVDPSIKTFTGEAIVFESQEEAQQAIDDGIVREGHVVVIRYEGPKGGPGMPEMLAPTSAIQGRGLGTKVALITDGRFSGASRGISIGHISPEAAEGGPIALVENGDTIIIDLPSRTINLQVSDELLAERRQNLKPFEPKIKRGWLARYSALVTNASQGGVMKI is encoded by the coding sequence ATGAGAAGTGATATGATTAAAATGGGAGTTGACCGAGCTCCACACCGTAGTCTTTTATACGCTACAGGTAAAGTAAAGGCGAGAGATTTAGAAAAGCCATTTATCGGTGTATGTAATTCTTATATTGATATTATTCCAGGGCATGTCCATTTGCGAGAATTCGCGGATGTCGTAAAAGAAGCGATTATTGAAGCAGGCGGAATTCCATTCGAATTCAATACAATCGGAGTCGATGACGGAATTGCCATGGGGCATATCGGGATGCGCTATTCATTGCCATCACGTGAAATTATTGCCGATTCGGCTGAGACGGTTATTAACGCACACTGGTTTGACGGAGTGTTCTACATACCAAACTGTGACAAAATTACACCGGGTATGTTAATGGCGGCTGTTCGTACAAATGTTCCTTCAGTATTCGTATCAGGAGGACCAATGGAAGCAGGTACTTCTTCTTCAGGTAAAACATTATCTTTAACGAGTGTTTTTGAAGGGGTCGGTGCACATAAAGCAGGTACGATGACAGCTGAAGAGCTACTTGATATCGAGAACAATGCATGTCCAACATGCGGCTCTTGTTCGGGAATGTTCACAGCCAACTCAATGAACTGTTTAATGGAAATGCTGGGATTGGCATTACCGGGTAACGGTACAATCGTTGCAACAAGCGAAAAACGTAAAGAATTAATTTACGAAGCAGCGAAACACTTAGTACGCATGATTAAAGAAGATGTAAAACCACGTGACATTGTTACAAAAGAAGCGATTGATGATGCTTTTGCTCTTGATATGGCAATGGGCGGATCTACAAATACAGTGCTTCATACCCTGGCAATCGCCAACGAAGCAGAAATTGACTACAACATTGAAGACATTAATAAAGTAGCAGAACGTGTTCCTTATATAGCAAAAATTATGCCGGCATCGGACATTTCGATGGATGACATTGCAAAAGCTGGCGGTGTTCAGGCGATTATTAATGAATTAACAAAAATTCCAGGGGCAATTCACCCTGACAGACCAACAATCGCAGGAGTTTCAATGCGTGAGCTTGTGAAAGACTATGAAATTACGAATGATCGTGTCATTCGTACAAAGGATAACCCATATAGTGCTGTAGGAGGACTTTCCGTATTGTTCGGAAATATTGCCCCTGAAGGCTCGGTAATTAAAGTAGGGGCGGTTGATCCTTCTATTAAAACCTTTACAGGCGAAGCGATTGTCTTTGAATCACAGGAAGAAGCACAGCAGGCAATCGATGATGGCATCGTACGTGAAGGACATGTAGTTGTCATTCGCTATGAAGGTCCAAAAGGCGGGCCGGGTATGCCGGAAATGCTGGCACCAACTTCAGCGATTCAAGGACGCGGATTAGGAACGAAAGTAGCGCTCATTACAGATGGCCGTTTCTCAGGTGCATCACGCGGTATTTCAATCGGTCATATTTCTCCTGAAGCGGCTGAAGGCGGACCAATCGCATTAGTCGAAAATGGCGATACAATTATTATTGATTTGCCAAGCAGAACAATCAATTTACAGGTTTCCGACGAACTCCTTGCAGAGCGTCGTCAAAACTTAAAACCATTTGAACCAAAAATTAAGCGCGGCTGGTTGGCACGTTACTCTGCATTAGTAACAAATGCTTCCCAAGGCGGCGTAATGAAAATATAA
- a CDS encoding cysteine hydrolase family protein — protein sequence MKKALIVIDYTYDFVADDGQLTCGKPGQAIEKNISTLIEQFIQQNDVIVFANDLHSENDPFHPESKLFPPHNIVGTKGRELYGSVNELYETYKDRVISFDKTRYSAFAGTNLDILLRERSVEEVVLVGVCTDICILHTAVDSYNLGYKITIPEHAVASFNESGHIWALGHFKSCLGASII from the coding sequence ATGAAAAAAGCATTAATCGTCATTGATTATACGTATGATTTTGTAGCGGACGATGGACAGTTAACTTGCGGAAAGCCGGGACAGGCCATTGAAAAGAATATTAGTACTTTAATAGAACAGTTTATTCAGCAAAATGATGTTATCGTATTCGCAAATGATTTACATAGCGAAAACGATCCATTTCATCCTGAATCAAAATTATTTCCGCCCCACAATATAGTAGGAACTAAAGGTCGTGAACTCTATGGTTCAGTGAATGAGCTATATGAAACCTATAAAGATCGCGTTATTTCATTTGATAAAACTCGTTATAGTGCATTTGCAGGGACAAATTTAGATATCTTACTTCGGGAACGTAGCGTGGAAGAAGTTGTACTTGTCGGAGTATGTACAGATATTTGCATTTTGCATACAGCAGTGGACAGTTATAATTTAGGCTATAAAATTACAATCCCGGAACATGCCGTGGCAAGTTTTAATGAAAGCGGACATATATGGGCGCTTGGCCATTTCAAATCATGTTTAGGTGCTTCTATTATTTAA
- a CDS encoding GlsB/YeaQ/YmgE family stress response membrane protein — protein MMSFIWFLIIGGILGWLAGVILGKDVPGGIIGNIIAGIVGSWIGSMILGNWGWKVSDFYVFPALIGAIILIFIVSFILRSMRKAT, from the coding sequence ATGATGAGTTTCATTTGGTTCTTAATTATCGGAGGTATTCTAGGTTGGTTAGCAGGTGTAATTTTAGGTAAAGATGTACCAGGCGGTATTATCGGTAATATTATTGCAGGTATCGTCGGTTCATGGATCGGTAGTATGATTTTAGGTAACTGGGGCTGGAAAGTTTCTGACTTCTATGTATTCCCAGCATTAATTGGTGCCATTATTTTAATCTTTATCGTAAGCTTTATCCTTCGCTCAATGCGTAAAGCAACATAA
- a CDS encoding lytic transglycosylase domain-containing protein — protein sequence MAKSKKKNPLLSPKTKILLIILLLPITLTVYIVAYSSWQQLRVWPFTEKTVYQQIQEQFDLEIPIEYIPVYVEAEKQYGVPWTLLAAHHRVETRFSTMKTLISPVGAEGHFQFMPCTFVGWQHPSCKDLGQGNIPEHDKTNPAIIKKYGGYGVDANDDGIADPFDIEDAVFSAAKFLSIAGVKEGQLKKAIFQYNHSDDYVEDILYYYKQYRDYGNQLKQIALDEDK from the coding sequence ATGGCAAAAAGCAAGAAAAAGAACCCTTTACTTTCCCCAAAAACTAAAATCTTATTGATTATTTTGCTTCTCCCTATCACTTTAACGGTATATATTGTCGCTTATTCCAGCTGGCAGCAGCTTCGTGTTTGGCCCTTTACCGAAAAAACAGTGTATCAGCAAATCCAGGAACAGTTTGATTTGGAAATTCCAATCGAATATATCCCGGTTTACGTCGAAGCAGAAAAGCAATACGGTGTTCCATGGACGCTTCTTGCGGCACATCATCGTGTAGAAACCCGTTTTTCCACTATGAAAACACTTATCTCACCGGTTGGTGCAGAAGGGCATTTTCAATTTATGCCATGCACTTTTGTAGGCTGGCAACATCCTTCATGCAAAGATTTAGGGCAGGGGAACATCCCGGAGCATGATAAAACAAATCCTGCCATAATAAAAAAATATGGCGGATATGGTGTTGATGCAAATGATGACGGCATTGCTGATCCATTTGATATAGAAGACGCCGTATTCAGTGCAGCAAAATTTTTATCGATTGCCGGTGTAAAGGAAGGGCAACTGAAAAAAGCAATATTCCAGTATAATCATAGTGATGACTATGTGGAAGATATTTTATATTACTATAAGCAATACAGGGATTACGGCAATCAGCTGAAACAAATTGCGCTTGATGAAGACAAATAA
- the mscL gene encoding large conductance mechanosensitive channel protein MscL has product MWKDFKEFAMKGNVIDLAVAVVIGAAFGKIVTSLVENIIMPLVGMLTGGIDLTNEWKFGPGEAQVALGVFVQSIIDFIIIAFAIFMALRLLTKLNRKKEAQVVEESTPELDTKEELLKEIRDLLKNEQAK; this is encoded by the coding sequence ATGTGGAAAGACTTTAAAGAATTTGCTATGAAGGGCAATGTTATCGATTTAGCGGTTGCAGTAGTTATTGGTGCTGCATTCGGTAAAATTGTTACATCATTAGTTGAAAATATTATTATGCCGCTTGTCGGGATGCTGACTGGCGGAATCGATCTGACAAACGAATGGAAGTTCGGACCAGGTGAAGCCCAAGTCGCATTAGGCGTATTTGTTCAATCGATTATTGATTTCATTATTATCGCATTTGCTATATTCATGGCACTACGATTACTGACGAAACTGAATCGTAAAAAAGAAGCACAAGTTGTAGAAGAATCAACTCCGGAATTGGATACTAAAGAAGAACTGCTGAAAGAAATCCGTGATTTATTAAAAAACGAGCAAGCTAAATAA
- a CDS encoding methionine biosynthesis PLP-dependent protein encodes MSQRSIETKLVQLGNLSDAKTGAINPPIYMSTAYQHTGIGESTGYDYTRTKNPTRTILEQGIAELENGDAGFACSSGMAAVQLVMSLFKPNDELIVPEDLYGGTYRLFKTFAENYNIKPVYHPFTNVEEVESLINENTKALFIETPTNPLMQEIDLVAYAALAEKHNLLLIVDNTFYTPYFQRPLELGAHIVLHSATKYIGGHNDVLAGLVVAKGSELCEKLAFYHNGIGMVLSPMDSWLLIRGLKTLHLRLKQHDANAKKVAAYLADEPLVTDVLYTGKGGMLSFRVKDSSMVNPFLKGIKLITFAESLGGVESFITYPATQTHADMPYEERVARGVCDRLLRFSVGIEEAEDLIADLKQVFDSLRGEFA; translated from the coding sequence ATGTCACAACGTTCAATTGAAACAAAGTTAGTACAGCTCGGAAACCTGAGTGATGCCAAAACAGGTGCGATCAATCCGCCGATTTATATGTCGACTGCTTATCAGCATACTGGGATTGGTGAATCGACAGGCTATGATTATACACGAACAAAAAATCCAACTCGTACGATACTCGAGCAAGGGATCGCAGAGCTGGAAAACGGCGATGCCGGATTTGCATGCAGCTCAGGCATGGCAGCTGTCCAACTTGTCATGTCATTATTTAAACCGAACGATGAATTAATCGTTCCGGAAGATTTATATGGCGGCACCTATCGCCTGTTCAAAACATTTGCGGAAAACTACAATATTAAACCGGTTTATCATCCGTTTACTAATGTTGAAGAAGTTGAAAGTTTAATCAATGAAAATACGAAAGCATTGTTTATCGAAACTCCGACAAATCCATTAATGCAGGAAATCGATCTTGTCGCATATGCGGCACTTGCGGAAAAACATAATTTATTACTCATTGTGGACAATACATTCTACACTCCATATTTCCAGCGTCCCCTTGAATTGGGTGCACATATTGTTTTACATAGTGCAACAAAATATATTGGCGGACATAATGATGTTTTGGCGGGCCTAGTCGTTGCAAAAGGTTCTGAATTATGCGAGAAGTTAGCATTCTATCATAACGGCATTGGAATGGTGCTTTCACCAATGGATTCATGGCTGCTGATTCGCGGACTGAAAACATTGCATTTACGTTTAAAGCAGCATGATGCGAATGCAAAAAAAGTGGCGGCATACTTGGCTGATGAACCACTTGTGACAGATGTACTGTATACAGGTAAAGGCGGCATGCTGTCATTCCGTGTCAAAGATTCCTCAATGGTCAATCCGTTTTTAAAAGGAATCAAGCTGATAACATTTGCAGAAAGTCTTGGCGGCGTGGAGAGCTTTATTACTTATCCTGCTACTCAGACGCATGCCGACATGCCTTATGAGGAACGTGTTGCACGTGGAGTATGTGACCGATTACTCCGTTTTTCAGTAGGTATTGAAGAAGCAGAAGATTTAATCGCGGACTTAAAACAAGTTTTCGATTCGTTACGAGGTGAATTTGCATGA
- a CDS encoding aminotransferase class I/II-fold pyridoxal phosphate-dependent enzyme gives MTNRIETALVHGAIREGYADKKGAVNVPMYLSSTFHQESIDEFGEYDYARSGNPTRAALEKAIAELEGGSRGFAFATGMAAVSACFMILSAGDHIVITEDVYGGTYRFVTKVLPRYGITHTFADFTDIEAVKAAVRPETKLIYMETPSNPTLGITDIRGVVEIAEQHGALTFLDNTFMTPLHQKPLELGVDVVIHSATKFLSGHSDIVAGLVVTKYEALGNEIYFVQNSFGSVLGVQDCYTLIQNMKTTAVRFNEESRVAMRIAQFLHAHPLVEKVYYPGLPTHPGFEIHAAQATSAGAVLSFSLPNYDIAKAFVEAMKIPVFAVSLGGVESILSYPAKMSHAAMEPEERAKRGITDGLLRFSVGLENEDDLIEDFTQALEIASNIK, from the coding sequence ATGACAAACCGCATTGAAACAGCATTAGTTCATGGGGCCATCCGTGAAGGCTATGCCGATAAAAAAGGTGCTGTAAACGTACCGATGTATTTATCATCGACTTTCCATCAGGAATCAATCGATGAATTTGGCGAATATGATTATGCTCGTTCGGGAAACCCGACACGTGCTGCATTGGAAAAGGCAATTGCCGAACTGGAAGGCGGTAGTCGAGGATTTGCATTTGCTACAGGAATGGCTGCCGTATCAGCCTGCTTTATGATTTTATCTGCAGGCGATCATATCGTTATTACCGAAGATGTTTACGGTGGTACGTACCGCTTTGTTACAAAAGTATTGCCGCGCTATGGTATTACCCATACATTTGCCGATTTTACCGATATTGAAGCAGTAAAAGCAGCTGTACGTCCTGAAACGAAATTAATTTATATGGAAACACCATCGAACCCTACATTAGGAATCACAGATATTCGTGGTGTAGTTGAAATCGCAGAACAACACGGTGCGCTCACGTTTTTAGATAATACATTCATGACACCTCTGCATCAAAAACCGCTTGAATTAGGTGTGGATGTTGTGATTCATTCCGCTACGAAATTTTTATCAGGGCATTCCGATATAGTGGCAGGCCTTGTTGTTACAAAATATGAAGCACTCGGCAATGAAATTTATTTCGTTCAAAATTCATTCGGTTCTGTACTCGGTGTGCAGGATTGCTACACATTAATTCAAAACATGAAAACGACGGCTGTGCGTTTTAATGAAGAATCACGTGTTGCAATGCGCATCGCACAGTTTTTACATGCACATCCATTAGTAGAAAAAGTCTACTACCCTGGACTCCCTACCCACCCCGGGTTTGAAATTCATGCTGCACAGGCAACTTCAGCGGGTGCAGTCTTATCGTTTAGTTTACCGAATTATGACATTGCAAAAGCATTTGTCGAAGCGATGAAAATTCCGGTATTTGCGGTTAGTCTTGGCGGTGTGGAATCAATTTTATCGTACCCTGCCAAAATGAGTCATGCAGCAATGGAGCCCGAAGAACGTGCAAAACGCGGAATTACTGATGGTTTGCTGCGCTTTTCAGTCGGTTTGGAAAATGAAGATGATCTGATAGAAGACTTTACACAGGCATTGGAAATCGCCAGTAACATAAAATAA
- a CDS encoding DUF4362 domain-containing protein, translating to MRRLLAYGLLLLLAGCNDTMQHSATLEWAVINVKNSAADEIIIHDPKELEDITSYLSKTDWQPNTEPKMATHEDIILSLFIEVEQNMPERINEYQIWFEEDNSMTIMSNVKSEGFGKLQGKFGKPFKELLQQNIMGKDRVIDQHGQIENLELLHQFLKDTDEKRQASLELTRYTIEGAPIYWKVEYQEGQYNIEVDNREDNWGSKNIENYQCDKLTEDVTGSLTDYNFTSCEGGYEINLLSVTSE from the coding sequence TTGAGAAGACTACTCGCATATGGCTTGCTGCTTCTTTTAGCCGGATGTAATGATACGATGCAGCATTCAGCAACTCTTGAATGGGCCGTCATTAACGTTAAAAATTCAGCTGCCGACGAAATAATCATTCATGATCCAAAAGAGCTGGAAGATATCACAAGTTATTTATCTAAAACAGATTGGCAGCCGAATACTGAACCGAAAATGGCAACGCATGAAGATATTATTTTAAGTTTATTTATTGAAGTTGAACAAAATATGCCCGAACGTATTAACGAATATCAAATCTGGTTTGAAGAAGACAATTCGATGACCATTATGAGCAATGTTAAATCAGAAGGGTTTGGCAAATTACAGGGGAAATTCGGAAAACCTTTTAAAGAATTGCTTCAACAAAATATAATGGGGAAGGATCGTGTTATTGATCAGCATGGTCAGATCGAGAATTTGGAGTTATTGCATCAGTTTTTAAAAGATACCGACGAAAAAAGACAAGCGTCATTGGAATTGACGCGCTATACGATAGAAGGGGCACCAATTTACTGGAAAGTTGAATATCAGGAAGGGCAGTATAACATCGAAGTCGATAACCGCGAAGATAATTGGGGAAGTAAAAATATTGAAAATTATCAGTGTGATAAATTGACTGAAGATGTTACGGGTTCATTGACTGATTATAATTTTACATCATGTGAAGGTGGCTATGAAATCAATTTATTATCGGTAACAAGTGAATAA
- a CDS encoding ring-cleaving dioxygenase, with amino-acid sequence MYTIPGHHHISMITKNAQQNNKFYRDILGLRRVKVTVNQDDTSMYHLFYGDKTGSPGTELSFFEIPLVGRTHRGTNAITKIGLIVPSVDSLQYWVNRLDESGVQHEGIATFAGRPALLFEDEEGLRLALIASPNTKVKHWETYEKSTVPVEHQIQGMGIVEITVKNKGKLVRTLTEIFNYELKIQDETTALLQSIDDEMFGEIYIVEQDGPSEKPGRGSIHHLAIRVKNDEELAYWDEQVKARGYMSSGIVDRFYFKSLYFRESNGILFEIATDGPGFIRDGDVDSLGEQLDLPDFLEPQREAITAKLKPIL; translated from the coding sequence ATGTATACAATTCCAGGACATCATCATATTTCGATGATTACAAAAAATGCACAGCAGAACAACAAATTTTACCGCGATATTTTAGGATTACGCCGTGTTAAAGTAACGGTCAATCAGGATGATACATCCATGTACCATCTCTTTTATGGTGATAAAACAGGCAGTCCGGGTACAGAGCTTTCCTTTTTTGAAATCCCGTTAGTTGGCCGTACTCACCGAGGCACAAATGCCATTACAAAAATCGGTTTGATCGTACCAAGCGTCGATAGCCTGCAATATTGGGTGAACCGACTGGATGAATCCGGCGTTCAACATGAAGGCATCGCAACGTTTGCCGGTCGCCCTGCACTTCTTTTTGAAGATGAAGAAGGGTTACGATTGGCACTTATCGCTTCACCAAATACGAAAGTTAAGCATTGGGAAACATATGAGAAATCCACTGTTCCGGTCGAACATCAGATTCAAGGGATGGGCATTGTTGAAATAACTGTAAAAAATAAAGGGAAACTGGTTCGAACATTAACTGAAATCTTTAACTATGAATTGAAGATTCAAGACGAAACAACTGCCCTCCTCCAATCGATCGATGATGAAATGTTTGGGGAAATTTACATTGTCGAACAGGACGGACCTTCGGAAAAACCTGGCCGCGGCAGCATTCATCATTTGGCCATTCGTGTGAAAAATGACGAAGAACTGGCGTATTGGGATGAGCAAGTAAAGGCGCGAGGATATATGTCATCGGGCATTGTCGACCGCTTTTATTTTAAAAGCCTGTATTTCCGTGAGTCGAATGGGATTTTATTCGAAATTGCGACGGATGGACCAGGTTTTATACGCGACGGTGATGTGGATTCGCTCGGTGAACAGCTGGATTTACCTGATTTTTTAGAACCACAGCGTGAAGCGATTACAGCAAAATTAAAGCCGATTTTATAA
- a CDS encoding LLM class flavin-dependent oxidoreductase has protein sequence MEFGLYTLGDHIPNPLTGSRISAQQRIQEIIEASRLAEQAGIDVFAVGESHQQYFTTQAHSVVLGAIAQATKSIKLASSATVLSAADPVRVYEDFATIDLISNGRAEIVAGRGQYELFGMQRFMAQIDFGGVPFDKVMKNIELIGNEIIPAIKKYTAK, from the coding sequence ATGGAATTTGGACTATATACGTTAGGTGACCATATTCCGAATCCTTTAACAGGATCACGCATTTCCGCGCAGCAGCGCATTCAGGAAATCATCGAAGCGAGCCGATTGGCAGAACAGGCTGGGATTGATGTATTTGCAGTCGGTGAAAGCCACCAGCAATATTTTACAACACAGGCACATTCGGTCGTACTCGGTGCAATTGCGCAGGCAACGAAAAGCATTAAACTGGCAAGCTCTGCGACGGTGTTAAGCGCAGCGGATCCAGTCCGTGTTTACGAGGATTTTGCGACAATTGATTTAATTTCGAATGGCCGTGCAGAAATTGTTGCAGGTCGCGGCCAATACGAGCTGTTTGGCATGCAGCGCTTCATGGCTCAAATCGATTTCGGCGGAGTGCCGTTTGATAAAGTAATGAAAAATATCGAACTGATCGGTAACGAAATCATCCCGGCGATTAAAAAGTATACAGCGAAATAA
- the ssuE gene encoding NADPH-dependent FMN reductase, which yields MSKAILINGGNSVTSRLTGVQQSIESLLEQQGIAHETIQIHQLPAEDLITANYASEAIAEEIVKVGEADIVFFLTPIYKGSYTGILKTFIDLLPQKGLENKTVVPVAIGGSIAHLLALEYSLKPVLSILGATTISSPIYIVDSQVTKTDNGFTLEETAKERIEKVWESVAPKSKVTV from the coding sequence ATGTCAAAAGCGATTTTAATTAATGGTGGAAACAGTGTGACTTCCCGATTAACAGGTGTTCAGCAATCAATCGAATCATTGCTTGAGCAGCAAGGCATTGCTCATGAAACAATTCAGATTCATCAGCTTCCTGCAGAAGATCTGATTACTGCAAACTATGCGAGTGAAGCGATTGCCGAAGAAATTGTCAAAGTGGGGGAGGCCGATATCGTATTTTTCCTGACACCGATCTATAAAGGTTCCTATACTGGCATTTTGAAAACATTCATCGATTTACTGCCGCAAAAAGGGCTGGAAAACAAAACTGTCGTTCCAGTTGCAATCGGCGGGTCAATCGCGCATTTATTGGCACTGGAATATTCATTGAAGCCGGTACTTTCGATTTTAGGAGCGACAACCATTTCAAGCCCGATTTATATCGTTGATTCCCAAGTAACGAAGACAGACAATGGCTTTACATTGGAAGAAACAGCAAAAGAACGCATCGAAAAGGTGTGGGAAAGTGTTGCACCCAAAAGCAAAGTAACTGTCTAA